One segment of Nocardioides sp. QY071 DNA contains the following:
- a CDS encoding LysR family transcriptional regulator produces MRHTYDRWVLVRDLEWIVALADNEHVTDTAAVLGVSQPTLSRALARVEDELGVRLFERVPHGLVTSPDGELVVATAREMLGRYQQLRHELGTRHDPERGIVRLAFLDSIATSLVPRILRGFHEQAPLVRVELTQEPGHDMMRDLATGAAELAIMSARPPGDFAWVPLQEERLVVAVGPTHRLRDRKLVDLAELADDDLVTTPPGFGHSSLVEGLLADAGVAPPVSFESADLATIEGLVAAGLGVAIVPENMAGVSGTTGLRIRNPRARRTIGLTWRTDRPLAPVATRLRDHVVEHAPYGR; encoded by the coding sequence ATGCGTCACACGTATGATCGCTGGGTGCTGGTGCGCGACCTCGAGTGGATCGTGGCGCTGGCCGACAACGAGCACGTCACCGACACCGCGGCCGTGCTCGGCGTCAGCCAGCCGACGCTGTCCCGCGCGCTGGCCCGGGTCGAGGACGAGCTCGGCGTCCGCCTCTTCGAGCGCGTGCCCCACGGCTTGGTCACCTCCCCCGACGGCGAGCTGGTGGTGGCCACGGCACGGGAGATGCTGGGTCGCTACCAGCAGCTGCGCCACGAGCTCGGCACCCGGCACGACCCGGAGCGCGGCATCGTCCGGCTCGCCTTCCTCGACTCGATCGCGACCTCGCTCGTCCCGCGGATCCTGCGCGGCTTCCACGAGCAGGCGCCGCTGGTCCGGGTCGAGCTGACCCAGGAGCCGGGACACGACATGATGCGCGACCTGGCGACGGGCGCGGCCGAGCTCGCGATCATGTCCGCCCGGCCGCCCGGCGACTTCGCCTGGGTGCCCCTCCAGGAGGAGCGCCTGGTCGTCGCCGTCGGCCCCACGCACCGGCTTCGGGACCGCAAGCTGGTCGACCTGGCCGAGCTCGCCGACGACGACCTCGTGACCACACCACCCGGTTTCGGCCACAGCTCCCTCGTGGAGGGCCTGCTCGCCGACGCGGGCGTGGCTCCCCCGGTCTCGTTCGAGAGCGCCGACCTCGCCACCATCGAGGGCCTGGTGGCCGCCGGCCTGGGCGTCGCGATCGTCCCGGAGAACATGGCCGGCGTGTCCGGGACGACGGGCCTGCGGATCCGCAACCCCCGGGCCCGCCGGACGATCGGCCTCACCTGGCGGACCGATCGCCCCCTGGCGCCCGTCGCGACGCGGTTGCGCGACCACGTGGTCGAGCACGCGCCGTACGGGCGCTAG
- a CDS encoding LUD domain-containing protein, which produces MTSARDEILGRVRAALHDVEGTTEPVVAPPGAVPPAAIGLVAHFAERVADYRATVVRCSSDAVSVAVAAALPAGARVVVPPGLPDDVLAGVPSPVADAGLTATDLDAMEAVVTCCRVGIAETGTIVLDHEADQGRRAITLVPDRHVCVVYAGQVVPDVPDAFGLLDPQRPQTWISGPSATSDIELDRVEGVHGPRHLHVIIVDERTTAP; this is translated from the coding sequence ATGACCAGTGCGCGCGACGAGATCCTCGGCCGCGTCAGGGCGGCGCTGCACGACGTCGAGGGGACGACCGAGCCGGTCGTCGCGCCGCCCGGCGCCGTGCCGCCGGCCGCGATCGGCCTGGTCGCCCACTTCGCGGAACGTGTGGCCGACTACCGCGCGACCGTGGTCCGCTGCTCGTCGGACGCGGTCTCCGTCGCGGTGGCGGCCGCGCTCCCCGCCGGCGCGCGGGTCGTCGTACCGCCCGGCCTGCCGGACGATGTCCTGGCCGGGGTCCCCTCCCCGGTCGCGGACGCCGGCCTCACCGCGACCGATCTGGACGCGATGGAAGCCGTCGTCACGTGCTGCCGGGTGGGCATCGCTGAGACGGGGACGATCGTGCTCGACCACGAGGCCGACCAGGGGCGCCGGGCGATCACCCTGGTCCCGGACCGCCACGTCTGCGTCGTGTACGCCGGCCAGGTGGTCCCCGACGTACCCGACGCCTTCGGGCTGCTCGACCCGCAGCGCCCGCAGACCTGGATCAGCGGCCCCAGCGCCACCTCCGACATCGAGCTCGACCGGGTCGAAGGCGTCCACGGGCCGCGCCACCTGCACGTGATCATCGTCGACGAGAGGACAACCGCACCGTGA
- a CDS encoding MerR family transcriptional regulator, which yields MSSRTAGRTFSIKEAAALTGLPASTLRYYESVGVVAPVGRSSSSGHRVYTEGDLDVLTWVACLNATGLSISDMRQYVENGAKGAAAADQQIELLAAQRDRLAVEAEQLAVRRRYVQLKIDYWQAVADGDQDRARALSEDALALADSLKKNP from the coding sequence GTGAGCTCACGAACGGCCGGCCGGACCTTCTCCATCAAGGAAGCAGCCGCACTGACCGGGCTCCCGGCGAGCACTCTGCGCTACTACGAGTCGGTCGGGGTGGTCGCACCCGTGGGCCGCTCGTCGAGCAGCGGGCACCGGGTCTACACGGAGGGCGACCTCGACGTGCTGACCTGGGTGGCGTGCCTCAACGCGACGGGCCTGTCGATCAGCGACATGCGCCAGTACGTCGAGAACGGGGCCAAGGGAGCGGCGGCGGCCGACCAGCAGATCGAGCTGCTCGCGGCCCAGCGGGACCGGCTGGCGGTGGAGGCCGAGCAGCTCGCCGTACGACGTCGCTACGTGCAGCTCAAGATCGACTACTGGCAGGCCGTGGCCGACGGCGACCAGGACCGGGCGCGGGCCCTGTCCGAGGACGCCCTCGCCCTCGCCGACTCACTCAAGAAGAACCCCTGA
- the gap gene encoding type I glyceraldehyde-3-phosphate dehydrogenase produces MTVRVGVNGFGRIGRNFFRAVRAGGADIEIVGVNDLTDTATLAHLLKYDSILGPLDADVHSGDGVIVVGDAEIQVSAERDPAALRWGELGVDVVVESTGFFTDATKARAHVDGGGARKVIISAPASNEDVTIVMGVNHEAYDPAVHTVISNASCTTNCLGPMAKALNDGLGIVKGLMTTVHAYTADQNLQDNIHKDLRRARAAALNIIPTSTGAAKAIGLVLPELKGRLDGYALRVPTPTGSLTDLSFEASRETSVEEVNAIVKAAADGRYLVYSTDPIVSSDIVTNPASCIFDAPLTKVIGNQVKVAGWYDNEWGYSNRLADLVVHVGAGR; encoded by the coding sequence GTGACTGTTCGTGTAGGCGTCAACGGCTTCGGTCGGATCGGCCGCAACTTCTTCCGCGCGGTGCGCGCGGGTGGTGCGGACATCGAGATCGTCGGTGTCAACGACCTGACGGACACCGCGACCCTGGCCCACCTGCTGAAGTACGACTCGATCCTGGGGCCGCTGGATGCCGACGTGCATTCCGGTGACGGCGTGATCGTGGTGGGCGATGCGGAGATCCAGGTCTCGGCCGAGCGCGACCCGGCCGCACTGCGGTGGGGCGAGCTGGGGGTCGACGTCGTGGTCGAGTCGACCGGGTTCTTCACCGACGCCACCAAGGCGCGGGCGCACGTCGACGGCGGCGGGGCGAGGAAGGTGATCATCTCGGCGCCGGCCTCGAACGAGGACGTGACGATCGTGATGGGCGTCAACCACGAGGCCTACGACCCGGCCGTGCACACGGTGATCTCGAACGCCTCGTGCACGACCAACTGCCTGGGGCCGATGGCCAAGGCGCTCAACGACGGCCTGGGCATCGTGAAGGGTCTGATGACCACGGTGCACGCCTACACCGCGGACCAGAACCTGCAGGACAACATCCACAAGGACCTGCGCCGAGCCCGGGCGGCGGCGCTGAACATCATCCCGACCTCGACGGGTGCGGCGAAGGCGATCGGGCTGGTGCTGCCCGAGCTCAAGGGGCGCCTCGACGGCTACGCGCTGCGGGTCCCGACCCCGACCGGCTCGTTGACCGACCTGTCCTTCGAGGCGTCGCGGGAGACGAGTGTGGAGGAGGTCAACGCGATCGTGAAGGCGGCTGCCGACGGCCGTTACCTGGTCTACTCGACCGACCCGATCGTGTCCTCCGACATCGTGACCAACCCGGCCTCGTGCATCTTCGACGCGCCGTTGACGAAGGTGATCGGCAACCAGGTCAAGGTCGCGGGCTGGTACGACAACGAGTGGGGCTACTCCAACCGGCTGGCCGACCTCGTCGTCCACGTCGGCGCCGGACGCTAG
- a CDS encoding NAD(P)-dependent alcohol dehydrogenase — translation MIYDRNHVAAWAAPSSKAPLEPTTIERREVGANDVLIAIEYAGICHSDIHTVRGDWGPQPFPVVPGHEIVGVVAEVGSGVTRHRVGDRVGVGCLVNACRECVNCLRGEEQFCTNGSVGTYAATDRDGSTTQGGYSTHVVVDANFVLSVPEGLDPAAAAPLLCAGITTYSPLKRWGAGPGRKVAVLGLGGLGHMAVKIAHAMGAEVTVLSQSLKKQEDAERLGADHYYATSDPTTFEALAGEFDLIVNTVSVSLDMNSYLRLLAVDGAIVNVGAPPRPFSVSPMSLIYGRHSLAGSMIGGIAETQEMLDFCAEHGIGSEIEVIAADTVNEAYERVLASDVRYRFVIDAATIA, via the coding sequence ATGATCTACGACCGCAACCACGTCGCCGCCTGGGCCGCGCCGAGCAGCAAGGCGCCGCTCGAGCCGACCACCATCGAGCGCCGTGAGGTCGGCGCGAACGACGTCCTCATCGCGATCGAGTACGCCGGCATCTGCCACTCCGACATCCACACCGTGCGTGGGGACTGGGGTCCGCAGCCGTTCCCGGTGGTGCCCGGGCACGAGATCGTCGGCGTGGTCGCCGAGGTCGGCTCCGGCGTGACGCGCCACCGGGTCGGCGACCGGGTCGGCGTCGGCTGCCTGGTCAACGCGTGCCGCGAGTGCGTCAACTGCCTGCGCGGCGAGGAGCAGTTCTGCACCAACGGCAGCGTCGGCACGTACGCCGCCACGGACCGCGACGGCTCCACCACGCAGGGTGGCTACTCCACGCACGTCGTGGTGGACGCGAACTTCGTGCTGTCGGTGCCCGAGGGCCTCGACCCGGCTGCGGCCGCGCCGCTGCTGTGCGCCGGCATCACGACGTACTCGCCGCTCAAGCGCTGGGGCGCCGGCCCGGGCAGGAAGGTCGCGGTCCTCGGCCTCGGCGGGCTGGGCCACATGGCGGTCAAGATCGCGCACGCGATGGGCGCCGAGGTGACCGTGCTGTCGCAGTCGCTGAAGAAGCAGGAGGACGCCGAGCGACTCGGTGCCGACCACTACTACGCGACCTCCGACCCGACGACCTTCGAGGCGCTCGCCGGCGAGTTCGACCTCATCGTCAACACGGTGAGCGTCAGCCTCGACATGAACTCCTACCTCCGCCTGCTCGCCGTCGACGGCGCCATCGTCAACGTCGGCGCGCCGCCGCGGCCGTTCAGCGTCTCGCCGATGTCGCTCATCTACGGCCGGCACTCGCTCGCCGGGTCGATGATCGGCGGCATCGCGGAGACGCAGGAGATGCTCGACTTCTGCGCCGAGCACGGCATCGGCTCCGAGATCGAGGTGATCGCGGCCGACACCGTCAACGAGGCGTACGAGCGGGTGCTCGCCTCCGACGTCCGCTACCGCTTCGTGATCGACGCCGCCACCATCGCCTAG